One genomic window of Salminus brasiliensis unplaced genomic scaffold, fSalBra1.hap2 scaffold_120, whole genome shotgun sequence includes the following:
- the idua gene encoding alpha-L-iduronidase, which yields MSSLQINPALFIHMTVALIALQPARSSTSSTSSTSSSVEVLVEADKPLRQLTHFWRSTGFCPPQPHSDSPHYDLSVDQQLNLALIGSTPHSGLQQVRIHWLLELVSARIINGEHHYNFTFLDQLIDLLLQNGLKPGFELMGGVRNTFSDFEDKGQVVEWRRLVYLIADRYTERYGLGSVSRWNFETWNEPNNHDFDNISITIQGFLNYYDACSEGLRAVSPLLKFGGPGDACRDPPRSPYCWALLQHCYNGTNYFTGERGVRLDYIALHKKGGNSTLAILQQEVATVQEIQRRFPVFRSLPIYNDEADPLVGWNKPLTWRADVTYAAMVVKVISQHQDLLIASQNNTVNYTLLSNDNAFLSYHPHQFTQRTLTARFQVNNTHPPHVQLLRKPVLTAMGLLSLLGEQQVQAQVDGGSRVNRSVGVLASIHRPQIPHSADSWQSTVLLYNSRDNLTSNSSDLVTLQLTGAPTHTSLMYVTHYLDNNVSNPYELWRQMGSPDYPTPQQFTQLRSREDARREGPEPFPGRGVFTLVVKLPVPSILLVHVCARATLAPGQVNGVRFVPITTGQVLVVWRDHCIGTKCVKTYEVEFSTDGATFQRINIRDTIFTSFTFSPGSGEVCGSYRVRAVDYWGRAGEYSPVEKYSQLC from the exons ATGTCCTCTCTGCAGATAAACCCAGCTCTGTTCATTCACATGACTGTAGCACTGATAGCCCTGCAGCCAGCccgctcctccacctcctccacctcctccacctcctcctctgtGGAGGTCCTGGTTGAAGCTGATAAGCCCCTCAGACAGCTCACACACTTCTGGAGGAGCACTGGATTCTG CCCCCCACAGCCGCACTCGGACTCCCCGCACTATGACCTGAGTGTCGACCAGCAGCTGAATCTGGCTCTGATCGGCTCCACGCCCCACTCTGGACTGCAGCAGGTGCGGATTCACTGGCTGCTGGAGCTGGTGTCAGCACG GATTATTAACGGAGAACATCACTACAACTTCACCTTCCTGGACCAGCTCATTgacctcctcctccagaatggCCTGAAGCCTG GGTTTGAGCTGATGGGCGGCGTGAGGAACACCTTCAGTGACTTTGAGGATAAAGGGCAGGTGGTGGAGTGGAGGCGGCTGGTCTACCTCATCGCTGACAGATACACGG agcGGTACGGCCTCGGCTCTGTCTCCCGGTGGAACTTTGAGACGTGGAACGAGCCGAACAACCACGACTTTGACAACATCTCCATAACGATCCAAG GTTTTCTCAACTACTATGACGCGTGTTCGGAGGGTCTGCGTGCAGTCAGCCCTTTGTTGAAGTTCGGGGGTCCGGGGGATGCCTGCCGAGACCCCCCGCGCTCCCCCTACTGCTGGGCCTTACTGCAGCACTGCTACAACGGCACCAACTACTTCACCGGCGAGAGAGGCGTCCGACTGGACTACATCGCCCTGCACAAGAAG ggTGGGAACAGCACGTTGGCGATCTTGCAGCAGGAAGTGGCCACAGTGCAGGAGATCCAGCGTCGCTTTCCTGTATTCCGCTCTCTTCCCATCTATAATGACGAGGCTGATCCACTGGTGGGCTGGAACAAGCCCCTCACCTGGAGGGCAGATGTCACCTACGCAGCCATGGTGGTCAag GTGATCTCTCAGCATCAGGACCTGCTCATCGCCAGCCAGAACAACACTGTGAACTACACCCTGCTGAGCAACGACAACGCCTTCCTCAGTTACCACCCCCACCAGTTCACCCAGCGCACCCTCACGGCCCGTTTCCAGGTCAACAACACGCACCCGCCTCACGTCCAGTTGCTACGGAAACCCGTCCTCACGGCGATGGGCCTGCTTTCCCTGTTAG GTGAGCAGCAGGTGCAGGCCCAGGTGGACGGAGGCTCTCGGGTCAACAGATCGGTCggtgtgctggccagcatccaCCGGCCCCAGATCCCACACTCAGCGGACAGCTGGCAGAGCACAGTGCTGCTTTACAACAGCAGAGACAACCTGACCTCCAACAGCTCTGATCTCGTCACTCTGCAACTCACCGGAGCGCCAACACACACCA GTCTGATGTATGTGACCCACTACCTGGACAATAATGTGAGTAACCCGTATGAGCTGTGGAGGCAGATGGGCAGCCCGGATTACCCCACACCGCAGCAGTTTACACAGCTCCGGAGCCGAGAG GATGCGCGGAGGGAGGGTCCTGAGCCGTTTCCGGGGCGGGGCGTTTTCACCCTGGTGGTAAAACTGCCCGTTCCGTCCATCCTGCTCGTCCACGTGTGTGCCCGCGCCACGCTAGCACCCGGCCAG gtgaacGGTGTGCGCTTCGTCCCCATCACCACAGGCCAGGTCCTCGTAGTCTGGAGGGATCACTGCATCGGCACCAA GTGTGTAAAGACGTACGAGGTGGAGTTCTCCACAGACGGCGCCACCTTCCAGAGGATCAACATCAGAGACACCATTTTCACGTCGTTCACCTTTTCTCCAG GGAGCGGCGAGGTGTGCGGTTCCTACAGAGTGAGAGCGGTGGATTACTGGGGCCGAGCCGGAGAATATTCCCCCGTTGAGAAATACAGCCAGCTCTGCTGA
- the LOC140548818 gene encoding uncharacterized protein → MRSAVFLLSFWALALAAPVEEHRGREARDASEEDLRVLLTEMKETLATLGSSAPVPALTAEAPPQTPQDGPRAPLQSGPAIVLSPLPPVSPPADSNPARGPASPQINLFISAAPQQGGAASAPPPQPQAPIPGQEVLIAGPPASLGPFLPQAGVAIPVSLPTLPAQEVPLMSALPNQDAQLLNPPQNQFMVTTLPGQVVQYPYVNPYANPYANPYANLYANPYANPYANLYNPYNMYRGARIPPIAITPPIIFRERGANVPV, encoded by the exons ATGAGGTCTGCCGTGTTCCTGCTGAGCTTCTGGGCTCTGGCTCTCGCAGCTCCA GTCGAGGAACATCGTGGGCGCGAGGCCAGAGATGCGAGCGAAGAG GACCTCCGAGTTTTGCTAACGGAAATGAAAGAAACCCTCGCCACCCTCGGCAGCAGCGCCCCGGTTCCCGCCCTGACGGCCGAAGCGCCCCCGCAGACGCCCCAGGACGGCCCTCGGGCGCCGCTCCAGTCGGGACCTGCCATCGTTCTGTCGCCTCTGCCCCCGGTCAGCCCTCCAGCCGACTCGAACCCCGCCCGCGGCCCTGCCTCTCCTCAGATTAACCTCTTCATTTCCGCCGCTCCCCAGCAGGGCGGCGCTGCTTCCGCTCCACCGCCGCAGCCACAGGCACCCATTCCAGGCCAAGAGGTGCTGATTGCAGGTCCTCCAGCCTCACTGGGGCCTTTTCTACCCCAAGCGGGCGTGGCAATCCCTGTGTCCCTCCCCACCCTCCCAGCTCAGGAGGTCCCGCTAATGAGCGCCCTGCCGAACCAGGACGCGCAGCTGCTGAACCCTCCTCAGAACCAGTTTATGGTGACCACCCTGCCGGGACAGGTGGTCCAGTACCCCTATGTGAACCCCTACGCCAACCCCTACGCCAACCCCTACGCCAACCTCTATGCGAATCCCTACGCCAACCCCTACGCCAACCTCTACAACCCTTATAACATGTATAGGGGCGCTAGGATTCCGCCCATAGCCATTACCCCTCCCATCATATTCAGAGAGCGGGGGGCCAATGTTCCAGTGTAG